In the genome of Globicephala melas chromosome 7, mGloMel1.2, whole genome shotgun sequence, one region contains:
- the PLEKHA3 gene encoding pleckstrin homology domain-containing family A member 3 isoform X1, translated as MEGVLYKWTNYLTGWQPRWFVLDNGILSYYDSQDDVCKGSKGSIKMAVCEIKVHSADNTRMELIIPGEQHFYMKAVNAAERQRWLVALGSSKACLSDTRTKKEKEISETSESLKTKMSELRLYCDLLMKQVHTIQEFVHHDENHSSPSIENMNEASSLLSATCNTFITTLEECVKIANAKFKPEMFQLCHPDPLVSPVSPSPVQMMKRSVSHPGSCSSERSSHSIKETVSTLHRLSQRRRRTYSDTDSCNDAPLEDPDKIHLMEIWHQQPFLKKADLWPKKNLNRKILFHPSLPEETEVSNFL; from the exons ATGGAGGGAGTTCTGTACAAGTGGACCAACTATCTCACGG GTTGGCAGCCTCGTTGGTTTGTTTTAGATAATGGAATCCTGTCCTACTATGATTCACAAGATGATGTTTGCAAAGGGAGCAAAGGAAGTATAAAGATGGCAGTTTGTGAAATTAAAG TCCATTCAGCAGACAACACAAGAATGGAATTAATCATTCCAGGAGAGCAGCATTTCTACATGAAGGCAGTGAATGCAGCTGAAAGACAAAGGTGGCTGGTTGCTTTGGGGAGCTCCAAAGCCTGTTTGTCTGATACTaggactaaaaaagaaaaag aaataagtgaaaccaGTGAATCTCTGAAAACCAAAATGTCTGAGCTTCGCCTCTACTGTGACCTCCTAATGAAGCAAGTTCATACGATCCAAGAATTTGTTCACCATGATGAGAATCATTCATCTCCCAGCATAGAG AACATGAATGAAGCCTCTTCTCTACTTAGTGCCACGTGTAATACATTCATCACAACGCTTGAGGAATGTGTGAAGATAGCGAATGCCAAGTTTAAACCTGAGATGTTTCAGCTGTGCCATCCGGATCCCTTAGTTTCTCCTGTGTCACCTTCTCCTGTTCAAATG atGAAGCGTTCTGTCAGCCACCCTGGTTCTTGCAGTTCAGAGAG GAGTAGCCACTCTATAAAAGAAACAGTGTCTACACTTCACCGACTCTCCCAGAGGCGCCGAAGAACCTACTCAGATACAGACTCTTGTAATGATGCTCCTCTCGAAGACCCAGATA AAATACACTTAATGGAGATTTGGCATCAGCAACCATTCCTGAAGAAAGCAGActtatggccaaaaaaaaatctgaatcggAAGATCCTCTtccatccttctcttcctgagGAAACGGAAGTGTCCAACTTCCTCTAA
- the PLEKHA3 gene encoding pleckstrin homology domain-containing family A member 3 isoform X2, with the protein MEGVLYKWTNYLTGWQPRWFVLDNGILSYYDSQDDVCKGSKGSIKMAVCEIKVHSADNTRMELIIPGEQHFYMKAVNAAERQRWLVALGSSKACLSDTRTKKEKEISETSESLKTKMSELRLYCDLLMKQVHTIQEFVHHDENHSSPSIENMNEASSLLSATCNTFITTLEECVKIANAKFKPEMFQLCHPDPLVSPVSPSPVQMMKRSVSHPGSCSSERSSHSIKETVSTLHRLSQRRRRTYSDTDSCNDAPLEDPDRPVHCSRNTLNGDLASATIPEESRLMAKKKSESEDPLPSFSS; encoded by the exons ATGGAGGGAGTTCTGTACAAGTGGACCAACTATCTCACGG GTTGGCAGCCTCGTTGGTTTGTTTTAGATAATGGAATCCTGTCCTACTATGATTCACAAGATGATGTTTGCAAAGGGAGCAAAGGAAGTATAAAGATGGCAGTTTGTGAAATTAAAG TCCATTCAGCAGACAACACAAGAATGGAATTAATCATTCCAGGAGAGCAGCATTTCTACATGAAGGCAGTGAATGCAGCTGAAAGACAAAGGTGGCTGGTTGCTTTGGGGAGCTCCAAAGCCTGTTTGTCTGATACTaggactaaaaaagaaaaag aaataagtgaaaccaGTGAATCTCTGAAAACCAAAATGTCTGAGCTTCGCCTCTACTGTGACCTCCTAATGAAGCAAGTTCATACGATCCAAGAATTTGTTCACCATGATGAGAATCATTCATCTCCCAGCATAGAG AACATGAATGAAGCCTCTTCTCTACTTAGTGCCACGTGTAATACATTCATCACAACGCTTGAGGAATGTGTGAAGATAGCGAATGCCAAGTTTAAACCTGAGATGTTTCAGCTGTGCCATCCGGATCCCTTAGTTTCTCCTGTGTCACCTTCTCCTGTTCAAATG atGAAGCGTTCTGTCAGCCACCCTGGTTCTTGCAGTTCAGAGAG GAGTAGCCACTCTATAAAAGAAACAGTGTCTACACTTCACCGACTCTCCCAGAGGCGCCGAAGAACCTACTCAGATACAGACTCTTGTAATGATGCTCCTCTCGAAGACCCAGATA GACCTGTTCACTGTTCCAGAAATACACTTAATGGAGATTTGGCATCAGCAACCATTCCTGAAGAAAGCAGActtatggccaaaaaaaaatctgaatcggAAGATCCTCTtccatccttctcttcctga
- the LOC115849497 gene encoding small ribosomal subunit protein eS27-like has product MPLARDLLHPSLEEEKKKHRKERLVQSANSYFMDVKCPGCYKITTVYSHAQTVVLCVGCSTVLCQPTGGKVRLTEGCSFRRKQH; this is encoded by the coding sequence ATGCCTTTGGCTAGAGATTTACTGCATCCTTCcttggaagaggaaaagaaaaaacacagaaaggaaCGGCTGGTTCAAAGTgcaaattcttattttatggatGTAAAATGTCCAGGCTGCTACAAGATTACCACGGTTTACAGCCATGCTCAGACAGTGGTGCTTTGTGTAGGTTGTTCAACCGTGTTGTGCCAGCCGACGGGAGGAAAGGTCAGACTCACAGAAGGGTGTTCATTTAGAAGAAAGCAACACTAA
- the FKBP7 gene encoding peptidyl-prolyl cis-trans isomerase FKBP7 isoform X1 gives MRERGGHLGPTLGIMHFLFRLIIFVYLWGIFTAQGQKAEESIEEVKIEVLHRPENCSNTSKKGDVLNAHYDGFLAKDGSKFYCSRTQNEGHPKWFVLGVGQVIKGLDIGMTDMCPGEKRKLIIPPSFAYGKEGYAEGKIPPDATLIFEIELYAVTKGPRSIETFKQIDADNDRQLSKTEISHYLKKEFEKDEKPRDKSYQNAVLEDIFKKNDHDGDGFISSKEYNVYQHDEL, from the exons ATGAGGGAACGCGGTGGTCATCTGGGGCCGACTCTCGGAATCATGCATTTCTTATTTAGATTAATCATTTTCGTTTACCTGTGGGGCATTTTTACTGCTcaaggacaaaaggcagaggagagcaTAGAGGAAGTGAAAATTGAAGTTTTGCATCGTCCAGAAAACTGTTCTAACACAAGCAAAAAGGGAGACGTGCTAAATGCCCATTACGACGGCTTCTTGGCTAAAGACGGCTCGAAATTCTACTGCAG ccGGACACAAAATGAAGGCCACCCCAAATGGTTTGTTCTTGGTGTTGGACAAGTCATAAAAGGCCTAGACATTGGGATGACGGATATGTGTCCTGGCGAGAAGCGAAAATTGATTATACCCCCTTCATTTGCATATGGAAAGGAAGGCTATG CAGAAGGCAAGATTCCACCTGATGCAACGTTGATTTTTGAGATTGAGCTCTATGCTGTGACCAAAGGACCACGAAGCATTGAAACATTTAAACAGATAGATGCGGACAATGACCGGCAACTTTCTAAAACTGAG ATAAGTCATTACCtgaaaaaggaatttgaaaaagatgAGAAGCCACGTGACAAGTCATATCAGAATGCAGttttagaagatatttttaagaagaacGACCATGATGGTGATGGCTTCATTTCTTCTAAGGAATACAATGTCTATCAACATGATGAACTatag
- the FKBP7 gene encoding peptidyl-prolyl cis-trans isomerase FKBP7 isoform X3, which yields MRERGGHLGPTLGIMHFLFRLIIFVYLWGIFTAQGQKAEESIEEVKIEVLHRPENCSNTSKKGDVLNAHYDGFLAKDGSKFYCSRTQNEGHPKWFVLGVGQVIKGLDIGMTDMCPGEKRKLIIPPSFAYGKEGYGST from the exons ATGAGGGAACGCGGTGGTCATCTGGGGCCGACTCTCGGAATCATGCATTTCTTATTTAGATTAATCATTTTCGTTTACCTGTGGGGCATTTTTACTGCTcaaggacaaaaggcagaggagagcaTAGAGGAAGTGAAAATTGAAGTTTTGCATCGTCCAGAAAACTGTTCTAACACAAGCAAAAAGGGAGACGTGCTAAATGCCCATTACGACGGCTTCTTGGCTAAAGACGGCTCGAAATTCTACTGCAG ccGGACACAAAATGAAGGCCACCCCAAATGGTTTGTTCTTGGTGTTGGACAAGTCATAAAAGGCCTAGACATTGGGATGACGGATATGTGTCCTGGCGAGAAGCGAAAATTGATTATACCCCCTTCATTTGCATATGGAAAGGAAGGCTATG GTAGTACTTGA
- the FKBP7 gene encoding peptidyl-prolyl cis-trans isomerase FKBP7 isoform X2, translating into MRERGGHLGPTLGIMHFLFRLIIFVYLWGIFTAQGQKAEESIEEVKIEVLHRPENCSNTSKKGDVLNAHYDGFLAKDGSKFYCSRTQNEGHPKWFVLGVGQVIKGLDIGMTDMCPGEKRKLIIPPSFAYGKEGYEGKIPPDATLIFEIELYAVTKGPRSIETFKQIDADNDRQLSKTEISHYLKKEFEKDEKPRDKSYQNAVLEDIFKKNDHDGDGFISSKEYNVYQHDEL; encoded by the exons ATGAGGGAACGCGGTGGTCATCTGGGGCCGACTCTCGGAATCATGCATTTCTTATTTAGATTAATCATTTTCGTTTACCTGTGGGGCATTTTTACTGCTcaaggacaaaaggcagaggagagcaTAGAGGAAGTGAAAATTGAAGTTTTGCATCGTCCAGAAAACTGTTCTAACACAAGCAAAAAGGGAGACGTGCTAAATGCCCATTACGACGGCTTCTTGGCTAAAGACGGCTCGAAATTCTACTGCAG ccGGACACAAAATGAAGGCCACCCCAAATGGTTTGTTCTTGGTGTTGGACAAGTCATAAAAGGCCTAGACATTGGGATGACGGATATGTGTCCTGGCGAGAAGCGAAAATTGATTATACCCCCTTCATTTGCATATGGAAAGGAAGGCTATG AAGGCAAGATTCCACCTGATGCAACGTTGATTTTTGAGATTGAGCTCTATGCTGTGACCAAAGGACCACGAAGCATTGAAACATTTAAACAGATAGATGCGGACAATGACCGGCAACTTTCTAAAACTGAG ATAAGTCATTACCtgaaaaaggaatttgaaaaagatgAGAAGCCACGTGACAAGTCATATCAGAATGCAGttttagaagatatttttaagaagaacGACCATGATGGTGATGGCTTCATTTCTTCTAAGGAATACAATGTCTATCAACATGATGAACTatag